TCATATAGTTTATGGATACGGACTCACAGAAACAACTGCAACAGTAAGCTGTTTCACCTTTCCCGGCTTTAAAATAGGCACAGTGGGCAAGGTTATGCCTGATACCGAGGTAAAAATCGGAGAAAACAGCGAGATACTTGTAAGGGGAGGAACTGTTATGAGCGGTTACTACAATAAGCCTGAAGCAACAAAAGAGGTCTTCACAGAAGATGGTTTTTTCAGAACCGGAGATGCAGGCATGCTCACTGACGATGGTGAAATTATTCTCACCGAGAGAATCAAAGATCTGTATAAAACATCCAACGGAAAATATATAGCTCCTCAGATGATCGAAACCCGTATAAGCGAAGATAAGTATATCGATCAGGTAGCTGTAATAGGAGATGAAAGAAAGTTTGTAAGTGCACTGATCATTCCAAACTATTTAGCACTTAAAGCATATGCAGACAGTCAGGGCATACCATATGAATCCACCGATGATTTAGTGAAGAATGATGTTATTCACGATTATGTTTTCGGTAGAATTGAGCTGTTGCAGTCACAGTTTACCAATTATGAAAAGATTAAAAAGATCACACTGCTGCCACAACCATTCAGTATCGAGTCAGGGGAGCTTACAAATACCCTTAAACTCCGCAGAAAAGTAATTCTTGAACGTTATGCCGATATTATTGATCAAATGTACATCGACTAAAAGTAAATAAATCATTATCTTTGCACCGTTTTTTTAATAGAAGTAAAGGTCATGGATTACAATTTCAGAGAAATAGAAAAGCGGTGGCAAAAATATTGGGTGGAAAACGGAACTTATAAAGTAACCGAAGATAGTTCCAAACCTAAGTTTTATGTATTAGATATGTTCCCATACCCCTCAGGAGCTGGTCTCCATGTTGGGCATCCACTGGGATATATAGCATCAGATATTTATTCAAGATATAAGCGTTTGCAGGGCTTCAATGTGCTGCACCCAATGGGTTATGATGCATATGGACTGCCTGCAGAGCAGTATGCCATACAAACTGGTCAGCATCCTGCAGTTACTACCGAAAATAATATCAACCGCTACCGTGAACAGCTCGATAAGATAGGGTTTTCTTACGACTGGACACGTGAGGTTCGTACATGTGATCCTGATTACTATAAATGGACTCAATGGGCATTCATTAAGATGTTTCACTCTTACTACTGCAATCAGGCAAAGCAGGCACGGCCTATTGCTGAACTGATTGAAGTGTTCTCAAAGCAGGGAACTGCCGGACTCGACCTTGCATGTACAGAACCAATGGAGTTTACGGCTGAGGAGTGGAACAGCAAATCAGATAAAGAGCAGCAGGAGATCCTGATGAACTACAGGATTGCCTACTTAGGTGATACAATGGTAAACTGGTCGCCCGACCTGGGAACAGTTCTTGCCAACGACGAGGTCAGCGAAGGTCTCTCAATCCGTGGCGGTTTCCCGGTGGAACAGCGTAGAATGCGCCAGTGGTGCCTTCGTGTCTCTGCATATGCGGAAAGATTGCTTGAAGGGTTGGATAAGATTGATTGGACCGACTCACTGAAAGAGACTCAGCGCAACTGGATTGGTCGCAGTGAAGGTGCAGTAATGCATTTCACCTCTTCAAATGGTGTAACCTTTGATATATTTACCACAAGAGCCGATACAATATTTGGTGTAACTTTTATGGTGCTGGCACCTGAAAGTGAGCTTGTTGATCAGCTTACTACTGAAGAGCAGAAATCTGCTGTTAAGCAGTATGTAGAGAACACCAAAAAGAAGACCGAACGCGAACGTATAGCTGACAGGTCGGTCTCAGGCGTCTTCTCCGGTACCTATGCAATCCATCCGTTCACAGGCCTGAAGATTCCGATCTGGATCTCTGACTATGTACTTGCCGGATATGGAACAGGAGCAATAATGGCAGTACCGGCGCATGATAGTCGCGACTACGCCTTCGCAAAGCATTTCAATCTTCCAATCATCCCGCTTATCGAGGGTTGCGATATCTCTGAGGAGAGCTTCGATGCCAAAGAGGGTATTATGATGAACTCCGGTTTCCTGAATGGACTTACCGTTGCACAGGCTATTCCTGCAGCCATTGATGAGGTTGAGAAACGTGGATTGGGTTACCGCAAAATAAATTATCGCCTCCGCGACGCTATATTCTCAAGGCAGCGTTACTGGGGCGAACCATTCCCAGTATATTATAAAGATGGCATGCCATACACTCTTGATGAGAGTGAGCTGCCTCTCGAACTTCCGGAAGTTGATAAATATCTCCCCACTGAAACGGGCGAACCTCCTCTGGGAAGGGCAAAAGAGTGGACCACCAAAGAGGGTTATCCGCTTGAACTTAATACTATGCCGGGGTTTGCAGGCTCATCTGCCTACTACCTCCGCTATATGGATCCTCATAACAACGAAGCTCTGGTATCAGAGAAAGCAAATAGCTACTGGAGAGATGTTGATCTCTATATCGGTGGAACAGAGCATGCAACAGGACACCTCGTTTACAGTCGCTTCTGGAACAAGTTCCTTTTCGACCTTGGCGTCTCCTGCGAGGAAGAGCCGTTCAAGAAACTGGTTAACCAGGGTATGATTCAGGGAAGAAGTAATTTTGTTTATCGCATAAAAGGTACAAACACCTTTGTTTCACATAATCTCAAAGATGAGTATGATGTCACCCCTATTCATGTGGATGTAAATATCGTACATAACGATGTTCTTGATATCGATGCATTCCGCGAATGGAGTCCCGAATATAAGACAGCCGAATTTATACTTGAAAAGGGTAAATATATTTGTGGCTGGGCAATAGAGAAAATGTCCAAGTCGATGTACAACGTAGTCAACCCCGACGATATCGTTGAAAAGTATGGAGCCGATACCCTACGCCTGTATGAGATGTTTTTAGGGCCCCTTGAGCAGTCGAAACCGTGGGACACCAACGGTATTGATGGTGTTCACCGATTCCTGCGCAAGGTGTGGAATCTTTTCTATAAAGAGGATGAGCTTAATGTATCTGATGATGAGCCAACAAAAGATGAGCTTAAAGCACTTCATAAGCTCATAAAGAAAGTGTCCTACGATATCGAGCATTTCTCATACAACACTTCGGTATCAGCATTCATGATATGTGCAAACGACCTGACATCACTGAAGTGCAACAAGAGGGCAATTCTGAGTCAGCTCGTTATCTGCCTTGCACCTTTTGCTCCACATATCTCAGAAGAGCTGTGGCATGCCCTTGGCAACGAGAGTTCAGTTTGTGATGCCCAGTGGCCCGAATGGAACGAGGAGTACCTGAAAGAGGATGTTTTCTCCTATGCAATATCATTTAACGGTAAATCGCGCTTTGTGCTGGAGTTCCCTGCCGAAGCAACCAACGAGGAGATCGAGGCAGCAGTTCTTTCTCATCAGAATTCACAAAAGTGGATAGATGGAAAAACGCCAAAGAAAGTTATTATTGTCCCTAAAAAAATCGTCAATGTAGTTCTTTAATAAAAAAAATGGAGAGATCAAAAGCACTTGGTATTAAAAGGTTCTATTGGAAAGATTACCTTTCGATATTACTTGGCACATTTATGTATGCACTTGGGGTAACCCAGTTTATTATGCCTCACAAGTTTGTATTGGGAGGACTTACAGGTATAGCTGTGCTTGTTAATTATGCATTCGGACTTCCGGTATCTGTTCAGGTACTGGTTATGAATGGTATCCTGTTAATGATTGCATATAAGATACTTGGTGTTGAGTTTCTCATAAAGACTATCGTAGGGGTTGCCTCTCTGTCAATCTTTATTGGTATGTTCGAGAGTCTTGATCTACCGACGATAATGATGGATGAGCCTCTGATGGCCGGTCTGATCGGTGCAATTGTTGCCGGTGCGGGTGTGGGACTGGTTATGTCTGTCAATGGAAGTACTGGTGGTACGGATATTGTCATAATGATCATCAACAAGTTCAGGAATGTCACCCCGGGTCGCATGATGCTGCTTATTGATCTTGTTATTGTTTCCTCCTCATTTGTACTTTTCAGAAGCGTTGAAACCATCGTTTATGGTCTCATCATAATAGCGGTGGTGTCTACCTCGGTCGACTGGATATTAAACGGTATCAGGCAGTCGGTTCAATTTTTCATAATCTCTCAGAAGTATGAAGAGATTGCCGATGAGATTAATCATCATATGCACAGAGGATGCACAGTGCTTGATGGAACCGGATGGTACACCCAGCAGCCACAGAAGGTGCTGCTGGTAATGGCAAAGCGAAGTGAGTCAAACTCCATCTTCCGTATGGTCAAGAGCATCGATTCAGAAGCATTTATCTCACAGGCCAATGTAAATGGTGTCTATGGCAAAGGGTTCGACAGGATGAGGTGATTCCTCTCTATGATCTGAATTCGTCAACTATGTTGTGCATTGTTGTGCATTTGTCAACAAGGTAAACGAGCGACTTATACGCTACACCGCTGTTAATAGATAGTCCAATCTCACATGTCCTGCTGTTGGAATAACCCTCACTCGCATTCATTATCTCATTTTTTAACGGTGAGAGAGCCGCATTATTCAGTTCCGGATAGAAGAATCCACGGTCACCCGCCCATCCGCAACATGTCACACTATCCGGCACAATCACCTCATCTGCACAGAGCGATGCAACCTTAAACAGTTTCTCCTCCAGCTGCATCTTTGTAGCACTGCATGTAGAGTGAACAGCAATCCTCACAGGTGCTTTTGTGAACTGGAGCCGTCCAATCAAAAAATCATGAATAAACTCAACCTGATCATACAGTTTTAGTCTCCCGTCCAAAGTCTCACGCATATGCAGGAGGCATGGACTCATATCACACACTATTGGCAGTTCACCGTTCCTGCTTGCTTTTAAAAGCGCCTCATTCAGCTCATTCTCCTTCCTGGCGGCCTGTTTTCTGAAACCTTTACTACTGAAGGCCATACCGCAGCAAAGTCTGTTTTTCTCTTCAGGGATAATAACTTTATACCCCGCTTTTCTCAAAACAGAGAGCATCTTTGCAGGCAGATCCTCTTTCTCTTCGTAACCGAACGAAGGGCCACCCATTGATCTTGTTATGCATGATGGGAAATATACCACCTCAGGCGAATCGGGGTTCTCATTTGAGTATATATTCTGTTTTATCTTTTTGCTCCCTGATGGTGTATATTTTTTCCAAAGTGGAAAAACACCATCCCCAAGCTTGTAAATACCTCTTGCAAAGTTCTCCATGGACTTATATCCAACCACCTTAGATATAGAGTGGGGCAGAGTAATAAATCCCCTGATAAAAGATGTAAGCGGCGCCATATTTGAGGCAATAGTGTCAGCCACCATATTTGCCAGTTTGCCATTCTGCTGCCATCTAAGCTCCTTCACAAGCTTACCCGTATCAATGTCAACAGGACAAGCTATCCCACATAGTCCATCCGTAGCACAAGTCTGATCCAGCGGATATGATATCTCCCTCACCTGCTTCAGAATACTCTTCTGCCTATTTTTCTCTGCAGAGCTGCTGTCAGCAATAAACCTGTATGCAACAATACGCTGTCTTGGTGTCAGAGTAAGATCTTTGGAAGGACAAACAACCTCGCAGAATCCGCACTCAATACATTTATCTATAATAGGATTTGCATCAGGTATCCGTTTGAGATTTTTTATAAATACCTCGCTGTCATCATTTATAATAACCCCCGGATTAAGAACATTATCAGGATCAAATGCCCTCTTTATACGCTTCATCAAATCGTATATATCGCTTCCCCATTCTTTCTCCACAAACGGAGCCATATTCCTGCCGGTACCATGCTCCGCCTTAAGGCTGCCATCATGTTTCACAACAACCAGTTCAGATAGCTCATGCATAAAAGTGGAATATCTTTTCACCTCCTCCCCACTGTTTATATCAGGGAAAACTGTGAAATGGACGTTCCCGTCGAGTAGATGTCCCCACATCACTGCATCGCTGTAACCGCTGTTCACAAGAAGCTCACGCAGATCAGTAAGCGCATCACCCAGACTCTCTCCGCTAAAAGCCACATCCTCTATAATACTTGCAGTGTGAGCAGGGCGGGTAGCCGCCGCCGAGGTGAACAGACCATTACGCACATTCCAGTAGAGGTTGTATAAAAACTTATCAGTAGTAAATTTTATTGGAGTCAATGTCTCTATATGAGCAAGCCTCTCCTCAATTTCACGCATCTGATTCAGAAGAGTAGCCTCATCATCTGCCGAAGTATCAATAAGCAGAGCTGCCGCACCCTCAGGCAGTGTCTTCAGTTCTTCCGGCATACCCTGCTGATCTTCAACAGCCCTAAGTGCATTTCTGTCCATCAGCTCAGCAGCACTCACCTGGCAGCCCCTGAGCGGGATAATAGCCTCACTCACATCACGCAGGTTCCTGAAGTAAACCATTGCAGTAGCCTTCAGAGGAGCATCATGAAC
This portion of the Lascolabacillus massiliensis genome encodes:
- the leuS gene encoding leucine--tRNA ligase, with the translated sequence MDYNFREIEKRWQKYWVENGTYKVTEDSSKPKFYVLDMFPYPSGAGLHVGHPLGYIASDIYSRYKRLQGFNVLHPMGYDAYGLPAEQYAIQTGQHPAVTTENNINRYREQLDKIGFSYDWTREVRTCDPDYYKWTQWAFIKMFHSYYCNQAKQARPIAELIEVFSKQGTAGLDLACTEPMEFTAEEWNSKSDKEQQEILMNYRIAYLGDTMVNWSPDLGTVLANDEVSEGLSIRGGFPVEQRRMRQWCLRVSAYAERLLEGLDKIDWTDSLKETQRNWIGRSEGAVMHFTSSNGVTFDIFTTRADTIFGVTFMVLAPESELVDQLTTEEQKSAVKQYVENTKKKTERERIADRSVSGVFSGTYAIHPFTGLKIPIWISDYVLAGYGTGAIMAVPAHDSRDYAFAKHFNLPIIPLIEGCDISEESFDAKEGIMMNSGFLNGLTVAQAIPAAIDEVEKRGLGYRKINYRLRDAIFSRQRYWGEPFPVYYKDGMPYTLDESELPLELPEVDKYLPTETGEPPLGRAKEWTTKEGYPLELNTMPGFAGSSAYYLRYMDPHNNEALVSEKANSYWRDVDLYIGGTEHATGHLVYSRFWNKFLFDLGVSCEEEPFKKLVNQGMIQGRSNFVYRIKGTNTFVSHNLKDEYDVTPIHVDVNIVHNDVLDIDAFREWSPEYKTAEFILEKGKYICGWAIEKMSKSMYNVVNPDDIVEKYGADTLRLYEMFLGPLEQSKPWDTNGIDGVHRFLRKVWNLFYKEDELNVSDDEPTKDELKALHKLIKKVSYDIEHFSYNTSVSAFMICANDLTSLKCNKRAILSQLVICLAPFAPHISEELWHALGNESSVCDAQWPEWNEEYLKEDVFSYAISFNGKSRFVLEFPAEATNEEIEAAVLSHQNSQKWIDGKTPKKVIIVPKKIVNVVL
- a CDS encoding YitT family protein — protein: MERSKALGIKRFYWKDYLSILLGTFMYALGVTQFIMPHKFVLGGLTGIAVLVNYAFGLPVSVQVLVMNGILLMIAYKILGVEFLIKTIVGVASLSIFIGMFESLDLPTIMMDEPLMAGLIGAIVAGAGVGLVMSVNGSTGGTDIVIMIINKFRNVTPGRMMLLIDLVIVSSSFVLFRSVETIVYGLIIIAVVSTSVDWILNGIRQSVQFFIISQKYEEIADEINHHMHRGCTVLDGTGWYTQQPQKVLLVMAKRSESNSIFRMVKSIDSEAFISQANVNGVYGKGFDRMR
- a CDS encoding FAD-binding and (Fe-S)-binding domain-containing protein translates to MTEKQLHKELADIFTADQLFTDELSRLTKGTDAGLYRLIPKAVVKVNSEEEVIRLLRFCNDKKIPVTFKAGGTSLSGQTISDSILMEAGKGFDFSVITDNGETATFGCGLTGGAANLILRRYRRKLGPKPASVKSAKIGGIISNNASGSSYGILHNSYNTIKSMRIIFANGSVLDTGNSESRKAFIAENPQLIGDIVQLHRDATENKAIESRIASKFKLKNTCGYGVNSLIDFDDPIDIIQHLMIGSEGTLGFISQATFRTVHDAPLKATAMVYFRNLRDVSEAIIPLRGCQVSAAELMDRNALRAVEDQQGMPEELKTLPEGAAALLIDTSADDEATLLNQMREIEERLAHIETLTPIKFTTDKFLYNLYWNVRNGLFTSAAATRPAHTASIIEDVAFSGESLGDALTDLRELLVNSGYSDAVMWGHLLDGNVHFTVFPDINSGEEVKRYSTFMHELSELVVVKHDGSLKAEHGTGRNMAPFVEKEWGSDIYDLMKRIKRAFDPDNVLNPGVIINDDSEVFIKNLKRIPDANPIIDKCIECGFCEVVCPSKDLTLTPRQRIVAYRFIADSSSAEKNRQKSILKQVREISYPLDQTCATDGLCGIACPVDIDTGKLVKELRWQQNGKLANMVADTIASNMAPLTSFIRGFITLPHSISKVVGYKSMENFARGIYKLGDGVFPLWKKYTPSGSKKIKQNIYSNENPDSPEVVYFPSCITRSMGGPSFGYEEKEDLPAKMLSVLRKAGYKVIIPEEKNRLCCGMAFSSKGFRKQAARKENELNEALLKASRNGELPIVCDMSPCLLHMRETLDGRLKLYDQVEFIHDFLIGRLQFTKAPVRIAVHSTCSATKMQLEEKLFKVASLCADEVIVPDSVTCCGWAGDRGFFYPELNNAALSPLKNEIMNASEGYSNSRTCEIGLSINSGVAYKSLVYLVDKCTTMHNIVDEFRS